The following proteins are encoded in a genomic region of Mycobacterium kiyosense:
- a CDS encoding TetR family transcriptional regulator produces the protein MLNMRSADLTAAARIRDAAIAQFGEHGFGVGLRTIAEAAGVSAGLVIHHFGSKEGLRKACDEYAAEEIRGAKSEAMKSSDPATWLGQMAEIESYAPLMSYLVRSMQSGGELAKMLWQNMIDNTEEYLAEGVQTGTLKPSRDPHARAKYLAITGGGGFLLYLQMHETPTDLRAVLRDYARDMVLPALELYSEGLLTDYTMYEAFLADEKRGEPDVS, from the coding sequence GTGTTGAACATGCGTTCAGCCGATTTGACCGCAGCCGCTCGGATCCGGGACGCGGCCATCGCGCAGTTCGGCGAGCACGGATTCGGCGTCGGGCTGCGCACCATCGCCGAGGCGGCCGGAGTCAGCGCCGGCCTGGTCATTCATCACTTCGGCTCCAAAGAAGGGCTGCGTAAGGCCTGCGACGAATACGCGGCCGAGGAGATCCGCGGCGCCAAATCCGAGGCAATGAAGTCCAGCGACCCCGCTACTTGGCTGGGGCAGATGGCCGAGATCGAGTCCTACGCGCCCTTGATGTCCTACCTGGTACGCAGCATGCAGTCCGGTGGTGAACTGGCGAAAATGCTGTGGCAGAACATGATTGACAACACCGAGGAATACTTGGCCGAAGGTGTGCAAACCGGCACCCTGAAGCCGAGTCGCGATCCGCACGCCCGAGCCAAGTATCTGGCCATCACCGGTGGCGGCGGATTCCTGCTCTACCTCCAAATGCACGAGACGCCAACCGATCTGCGCGCAGTCCTGCGCGACTACGCCCGCGACATGGTGCTGCCGGCCCTCGAGCTCTATTCCGAGGGCCTGCTGACCGACTACACCATGTACGAGGCATTTCTGGCCGATGAGAAACGAGGAGAACCCGATGTCAGCTGA
- the glgA gene encoding capsular glucan synthase (frameshifted, insertion at around 4939601), protein MADAANAATVVHSHTWYSGMAGHLAKLLYDVPHVLTAHSLEPMRPWKAEQLGGGYQISSWVEHTAVLAADAVIAVSSGMRDDILRVYPTLDPNLVHVIRNGIDTEFWHPSGAVHTGSVLQELGVDPNRPIVAFVGRITRQKGVSHLIAAAHQFNPDIQLVLCAGAPDTPEIAEEVRSAVANLERSRTGVFWVRDMLHKTKLREILSAAIVFVCPSIYEPLGIVNLEAMACATAVVASDVGGIPEVVVDGVTGSLVHYDADFPDAFEARLAEAVNALVTDPAKAHHYGRVGRQRCIDEFSWAHIAEQTLDIYRKVCE, encoded by the coding sequence ATGGCAGACGCCGCCAATGCGGCCACCGTCGTGCATTCGCACACTTGGTACAGCGGCATGGCCGGACATCTGGCCAAGCTGCTCTACGACGTCCCGCACGTGCTGACCGCGCATTCGCTCGAGCCGATGCGGCCGTGGAAGGCCGAACAGCTCGGCGGCGGCTACCAGATCTCCTCCTGGGTGGAGCACACCGCGGTGCTGGCCGCCGACGCGGTGATCGCGGTCAGCTCCGGCATGCGCGACGACATCCTGCGGGTCTATCCCACCCTGGACCCGAATCTGGTGCATGTGATCCGCAACGGCATCGACACCGAGTTCTGGCATCCCTCCGGTGCCGTGCACACCGGGTCCGTACTGCAAGAGTTGGGTGTCGACCCAAACCGGCCCATCGTGGCGTTCGTCGGCCGCATCACCCGGCAAAAAGGCGTCTCGCACCTGATCGCGGCCGCGCACCAGTTCAACCCGGACATTCAGTTGGTGCTCTGCGCCGGCGCGCCCGACACCCCCGAGATCGCCGAGGAGGTGCGCTCCGCGGTGGCTAACCTCGAACGCAGCCGCACCGGGGTCTTCTGGGTGCGCGACATGCTCCACAAGACAAAACTGCGCGAAATACTTTCCGCGGCAATAGTTTTCGTGTGTCCGTCGATCTACGAGCCGCTCGGCATCGTCAATCTCGAGGCGATGGCCTGTGCCACGGCGGTAGTGGCGTCCGACGTCGGGGGCATACCCGAGGTGGTCGTCGACGGAGTCACCGGCTCACTGGTGCACTACGACGCCGACTTCCCGGACGCGTTCGAGGCGAGGCTGGCCGAGGCGGTCAACGCGCTGGTCACCGATCCCGCCAAGGCACACCACTACGGTCGGGTGGGGCGTCAGCGCTGTATCGACGAATTCTCCTGGGCACACATCGCCGAGCAGACGCTGGACATCTACCGGAAAGTGTGTGAGTAG
- the PPE12 gene encoding PPE family protein: MNFVLNPPELNSVLMHTGAGSEPMLAAAAAWESLASELGSAAKSFSSVTSDLTMQAWQGPAAAAMTAVAGPYAQFLAAAADQAAGAAGQARTLVSLFDAARAAIVHPVAVLANRNELVQLVVSNVFGQNAPAIAAAECEYEQMWAQDVMAMLGYHGGASSAVAQLVPWAEALPSLPGLGAALSGLANNGFPNIGFNNTGQFNVGGGNVGNANLGNGSKGNINIGAGNTGNLNIGLGNNGNLNFGAGNSGGNTNIGIGNNGYSNVGLGNLGSINLGGGNTGSFNLGVGNIGKDNVGSGNYGNGSLGSGNLGSQDLGSGNIGDANVGFGNNGMHNFGNGNLGNSNIGVGNKGNFNIGLGNTGTNNLGFGNTGTNNFGIGLTGDNQFGINLAGLNSGSGNIGLFNSGNNNIGFFNSGNGNVGFGNSGDFNTGFANTGNVNTGFWNSGNINTGFNNSASTNVGFANSGPPVSDGTGYGANVGFWNAGHDTVGFGNSGNYTIGALNAGSNGVGLANSGLANVGIGNSGAANTGVLNSGNTNTGFGNSGNTNTGAGNAGNTNTGFGSAYDTGSVNSGFGNVGVGTSGFNNVGSGTSGFRNTGDFDEGVGNIGAHNAGVLNTGNDNTGFWNSGSNGVGIANQGDGAIGFGNAPQGSGGDVGFFNGGLIGGNSGIGNSGSFNSGGFNTGDHQSGFFN; this comes from the coding sequence ATGAACTTTGTGCTGAATCCACCTGAACTCAACTCAGTGTTGATGCACACCGGGGCGGGGTCGGAGCCCATGCTGGCTGCCGCAGCCGCCTGGGAGTCGCTGGCGTCGGAGCTCGGTAGCGCGGCGAAATCATTCTCGTCGGTGACGTCGGATCTGACGATGCAGGCCTGGCAGGGCCCGGCGGCAGCGGCGATGACCGCTGTCGCCGGTCCGTACGCGCAATTCCTGGCTGCCGCAGCAGACCAGGCGGCCGGGGCGGCGGGCCAGGCGCGGACGTTGGTGAGCCTTTTCGACGCCGCACGGGCAGCGATCGTGCACCCGGTTGCCGTGCTCGCGAATCGCAACGAGCTGGTGCAGTTGGTGGTGTCGAATGTGTTCGGGCAGAACGCGCCGGCGATCGCTGCCGCCGAGTGCGAATACGAGCAGATGTGGGCTCAGGATGTAATGGCAATGTTGGGATATCACGGCGGCGCGTCATCCGCGGTTGCGCAGCTGGTGCCTTGGGCCGAGGCGCTGCCGAGCCTCCCGGGTCTGGGTGCTGCCCTAAGCGGCTTGGCTAATAATGGCTTCCCGAATATCGGGTTCAACAACACCGGCCAGTTCAACGTCGGCGGCGGCAATGTGGGGAACGCAAACCTCGGCAATGGGAGCAAGGGCAACATCAACATCGGTGCCGGAAATACGGGCAATCTCAATATAGGACTCGGCAACAATGGAAATCTGAACTTCGGCGCCGGAAACAGCGGCGGTAACACGAACATCGGCATCGGCAACAATGGCTATTCCAACGTCGGCTTAGGCAACCTCGGTAGTATCAATCTCGGTGGCGGCAATACCGGCAGCTTCAACCTCGGCGTCGGCAACATCGGCAAAGACAACGTCGGCAGCGGGAACTATGGGAACGGAAGTCTGGGTAGTGGGAACCTGGGCAGCCAAGACCTGGGTAGCGGCAATATCGGTGATGCCAATGTCGGCTTCGGCAACAACGGGATGCACAACTTCGGCAACGGAAACCTGGGCAACAGCAACATCGGCGTCGGCAACAAAGGAAACTTCAACATTGGGCTCGGGAACACCGGCACGAACAACCTCGGGTTTGGCAATACCGGGACGAACAATTTCGGGATCGGGCTCACCGGCGACAATCAATTCGGTATCAATCTCGCCGGATTGAATTCTGGTAGTGGGAACATCGGCCTCTTCAACTCAGGTAACAACAACATCGGATTCTTCAATTCGGGTAACGGCAATGTCGGCTTCGGCAACTCGGGTGACTTCAACACCGGATTCGCGAACACCGGTAATGTGAACACCGGGTTCTGGAACTCCGGCAACATCAACACCGGTTTCAACAATTCCGCCAGCACCAACGTTGGATTTGCCAACTCTGGTCCGCCGGTCAGCGACGGCACCGGGTATGGCGCCAACGTCGGGTTCTGGAATGCCGGACACGACACCGTCGGCTTCGGCAACTCCGGCAATTACACGATAGGTGCGCTCAACGCCGGCAGTAATGGCGTGGGTTTGGCGAACTCCGGTCTCGCGAACGTAGGCATTGGAAATTCGGGTGCCGCCAACACCGGGGTCCTGAATTCAGGTAACACGAATACGGGATTCGGCAACTCCGGCAACACGAACACCGGTGCTGGGAATGCGGGCAATACGAACACCGGTTTCGGCAGTGCCTACGACACGGGATCGGTCAACTCCGGATTCGGGAACGTGGGCGTGGGGACGTCAGGGTTCAACAATGTGGGTAGCGGGACGTCGGGATTCCGCAACACCGGCGATTTCGACGAAGGCGTCGGAAACATCGGCGCACACAACGCCGGGGTCCTCAACACCGGGAACGACAACACCGGATTCTGGAATTCAGGTTCCAATGGCGTCGGCATTGCCAACCAAGGCGACGGCGCCATCGGGTTCGGCAACGCGCCACAAGGATCCGGCGGCGACGTGGGTTTCTTCAACGGTGGCCTGATTGGCGGCAACTCCGGAATCGGCAATTCGGGGTCTTTCAACTCGGGTGGGTTCAACACGGGCGATCACCAGTCGGGATTCTTCAATTAG
- a CDS encoding tetronasin ABC transporter ATP-binding protein — protein sequence MSADSQTPIEVRGLTKSFGATRALDGLDLRVREGEVHGFLGPNGAGKSTTIRILLGLVKADGGTARLLGGDPWTDAVTLHRQIAYVPGDVTLWPGLTGGETIDLLARMRGGIDPALRAQLIERFEFDPHKKVRAYSKGNRQKVSLISAFSSRARLLLLDEPTSGLDPLMENVFQQCVAEAKDRGVTVLLSSHILAETEALCERVTIIAAGRTVESGSLESMRHLSRTSIKAEMIGDPGDLARIKGVEDVSVEGNTVRAQVDGESLGELIRVLGTAGVRSLISQPPSLEDLFLRHYSINGAGTQDRAEVPVR from the coding sequence ATGTCAGCTGACAGCCAGACACCCATCGAAGTCCGGGGCCTCACCAAGAGCTTCGGCGCGACCCGCGCGCTCGACGGCCTGGACCTGCGGGTGCGCGAAGGCGAAGTGCACGGCTTTCTGGGACCCAACGGCGCCGGCAAGTCGACGACCATCCGCATCCTGCTGGGCCTGGTCAAAGCCGACGGCGGCACCGCCCGGCTGCTGGGCGGCGACCCGTGGACCGACGCCGTGACATTGCATCGCCAGATTGCCTATGTGCCAGGCGATGTCACGCTGTGGCCCGGTCTGACCGGTGGCGAGACCATCGACCTGCTGGCGCGGATGCGCGGTGGCATCGACCCGGCGCTGCGCGCGCAGCTGATCGAGCGTTTCGAGTTCGACCCGCACAAGAAGGTGCGGGCCTACTCGAAAGGAAATCGACAGAAGGTGTCGTTGATCTCGGCGTTTTCCTCGCGGGCCAGGCTGCTTCTGCTCGACGAGCCCACCAGCGGACTGGACCCGTTGATGGAGAACGTATTTCAGCAGTGCGTTGCCGAAGCAAAAGACCGCGGTGTGACGGTGCTGCTGTCCAGTCACATCCTGGCCGAGACCGAAGCGCTGTGCGAGCGGGTGACCATCATTGCGGCCGGCAGGACGGTGGAAAGCGGGTCGCTGGAATCCATGCGGCACCTCAGCCGCACCTCGATCAAGGCCGAGATGATCGGCGATCCGGGCGATCTGGCCCGGATCAAGGGCGTCGAGGACGTCAGCGTCGAGGGCAACACAGTGCGTGCGCAGGTCGACGGCGAAAGCCTGGGCGAATTGATCCGGGTGCTCGGTACCGCCGGGGTACGCAGCCTCATCAGCCAGCCACCCTCGCTGGAGGACTTGTTCCTGCGCCACTACAGCATCAACGGTGCCGGCACGCAGGACCGCGCGGAGGTGCCGGTGCGATGA
- the glgC gene encoding glucose-1-phosphate adenylyltransferase, producing MREAPHVLGIVLAGGEGKRLYPLTADRAKPAVPFGGGYRLIDFVLSNLVNARYLRICVLTQYKSHSLDRHISQNWRLSGLAGEYITPVPAQQRLGPRWYTGSADAIYQSLNLIYDEDPDYIVVFGADHVYRMDPEQMVRFHIDSGAGATVAGIRVPRSEATAFGCIDADESGRIRNFVEKPMNPPGTPDDPDSTFVSMGNYIFTTKVLIDAIRADADNDHSDHDMGGDIIPYLVEDGMAAVYDFSDNEVPGATERDRAYWRDVGTLDAFYDAHMDLVSVHPVFNLYNRRWPILGATENLAPPKFVNGGSAQESVVGAGSIISAASVRNSVLSSNVVVDDGAIVEGSVVMPGARVGRGAVVRHAILDKNVVVGPGEMVGVDLEKDRERFAISAGGVVAVGKGVWV from the coding sequence ATGAGGGAAGCGCCACACGTGCTGGGCATCGTGCTGGCCGGCGGCGAGGGCAAACGGCTGTATCCCTTGACCGCCGACCGGGCCAAGCCTGCGGTTCCCTTCGGCGGCGGGTACCGGCTGATCGATTTCGTGCTCTCCAACCTCGTCAACGCCCGCTACCTGAGGATTTGCGTTCTCACCCAGTACAAGTCGCACTCGCTGGACCGCCATATCTCGCAGAATTGGCGGTTGTCCGGGCTGGCGGGTGAGTACATCACCCCGGTGCCGGCCCAGCAGCGCCTCGGCCCGCGCTGGTACACGGGTTCGGCGGACGCGATCTACCAGTCGCTGAACCTGATCTATGACGAAGATCCGGACTACATCGTGGTTTTCGGTGCCGACCACGTGTACCGGATGGACCCCGAGCAGATGGTGCGCTTTCACATCGACAGCGGCGCCGGTGCGACGGTCGCCGGCATCCGGGTACCGCGAAGCGAAGCAACCGCGTTCGGCTGCATCGACGCCGACGAGTCGGGGCGGATCCGCAACTTCGTCGAAAAGCCGATGAACCCGCCCGGCACCCCCGACGACCCCGACAGCACCTTCGTGTCGATGGGCAACTACATCTTCACCACCAAGGTGCTGATCGACGCCATCCGCGCTGACGCCGACAACGACCACTCCGACCACGACATGGGCGGCGACATCATCCCTTACCTGGTGGAGGACGGCATGGCCGCCGTCTACGACTTCAGCGACAACGAGGTGCCGGGCGCCACCGAGCGCGACCGCGCGTACTGGCGTGACGTCGGGACGCTCGACGCGTTCTACGACGCACACATGGACCTGGTGTCGGTGCATCCGGTGTTCAACCTGTACAACCGGCGCTGGCCGATCCTGGGCGCCACCGAGAACCTGGCGCCGCCGAAGTTCGTCAACGGCGGCTCGGCGCAGGAGTCGGTGGTGGGTGCCGGCAGCATCATCTCGGCGGCCTCGGTGCGCAACTCGGTGCTGTCGTCCAACGTGGTGGTCGACGACGGCGCGATCGTGGAGGGCAGCGTGGTCATGCCGGGCGCGCGGGTGGGCCGCGGCGCGGTGGTGCGGCACGCGATCCTGGACAAGAACGTCGTCGTCGGGCCGGGCGAGATGGTTGGCGTGGATCTGGAGAAAGACCGGGAACGCTTTGCGATCAGCGCCGGTGGCGTGGTCGCGGTGGGTAAGGGCGTCTGGGTCTAG
- a CDS encoding hypothetical protein (frameshifted, insertion at around 4932875) translates to MTVALATAPPAACWLASGGNGGNAGLIGTGGIGGAGYDGGTGGRGGVGGWLMGNGGRGGLGGAALTVLAGGSGGAGGQALLFGDGGYGGMGGTGVPTGAVGTRGYPGLFIGQGGPTYIPPSSEIVTIDFIRHGQTASNVANLLDTAVPGPPLTALGVTQAQNVAAVLHAQQPAFAGIFDSQMIRTQETASYLATLQPSLTPVVLPGLNEINAGLLEGMGQIPAGLIYLAGPVVWTLGLPAFPMLGISAVNPTGLTFASGFNNAVQTMYNTALSSSSHQVAAYSSALAIETGTMMMVDNPNPLLLVTGSLSNTGVVVVQGSPATGWTMLSYNGTPVGPANLPTQLFVDVRNFITAPQFAGYDVGSALFTGDPATIVNAVRDGAREVATATVHFPFAIAETLLGAL, encoded by the coding sequence GTGACGGTGGCGCTGGCTACAGCCCCACCGGCGGCGTGCTGGCTGGCCTCCGGCGGCAACGGCGGCAATGCCGGGTTGATCGGCACCGGCGGCATCGGCGGTGCTGGTTACGACGGCGGCACCGGCGGCCGCGGAGGCGTCGGCGGCTGGCTGATGGGCAACGGCGGCCGGGGCGGGCTCGGAGGCGCCGCCTTGACGGTGCTGGCAGGCGGGTCCGGCGGCGCCGGCGGCCAGGCGCTGTTGTTCGGGGACGGCGGATACGGCGGTATGGGCGGCACCGGCGTCCCGACCGGGGCCGTCGGAACGCGTGGCTACCCCGGTTTGTTCATCGGCCAGGGCGGCCCCACGTACATCCCGCCGAGCAGCGAAATCGTCACCATCGACTTCATCCGGCACGGGCAGACCGCCAGCAACGTGGCCAACCTGCTCGACACGGCGGTGCCCGGACCTCCGCTCACGGCGTTGGGTGTGACGCAGGCGCAGAATGTCGCCGCCGTCCTGCACGCCCAGCAGCCCGCATTCGCCGGCATCTTCGATTCGCAGATGATCAGGACGCAAGAGACCGCCTCGTACCTCGCAACCCTGCAGCCGAGCCTGACCCCCGTCGTGTTGCCCGGGCTCAACGAGATCAACGCCGGGCTCCTGGAAGGCATGGGGCAGATTCCCGCGGGATTGATCTACTTGGCCGGACCCGTGGTGTGGACACTCGGGTTGCCCGCCTTCCCGATGCTGGGCATCTCCGCCGTCAACCCCACCGGCCTGACCTTCGCCAGCGGCTTCAACAACGCGGTGCAGACCATGTACAACACCGCGCTGAGCAGCTCGAGTCACCAGGTCGCGGCATATTCCAGCGCTCTTGCCATCGAGACCGGCACGATGATGATGGTCGACAACCCCAACCCGTTGCTGCTGGTCACCGGCTCGCTGTCGAACACCGGGGTGGTGGTGGTGCAAGGCAGCCCGGCGACTGGCTGGACCATGCTGAGCTACAACGGGACACCCGTCGGACCGGCGAACCTGCCGACCCAGCTGTTCGTCGACGTCCGCAACTTCATCACCGCGCCCCAGTTCGCGGGCTACGACGTAGGTTCAGCCCTGTTCACCGGCGACCCGGCGACCATCGTCAACGCGGTCCGCGACGGCGCGCGCGAGGTGGCCACCGCCACGGTGCACTTCCCGTTCGCGATCGCCGAGACGCTGCTGGGCGCGCTCTGA
- a CDS encoding glucosyl-3-phosphoglycerate synthase: MTASELDLARLSARPGDTWLADRSWNRPRWTIDELVAAKAGRTISVVLPALNEEETIGSVIDSVSPLVRDRGGLVDELLVLDSGSTDDTEIRAIAAGARVVSREQALPELPTRPGKGEALWRSLAATSGDIVVFIDSDLVNPHPMFVPHLVGPLLTGDGIHLVKGFYRRPLNSGDASANATGGGRVTELVARPLLAALRPELGCVLQPLGGEYAASRELLASLPFAPGYGVEIGLLVDTFDRLGLDAITQVNLGVRQHRNRPLEELGAMSRQVIATLLSRCGIPDSGVGLTQFFPVGPDSEEYTQHTWPVSLADRPPMNALRPR; the protein is encoded by the coding sequence ATGACGGCTTCGGAGCTGGATCTGGCCAGGCTCTCGGCGCGCCCCGGCGACACCTGGCTGGCCGACCGCAGCTGGAACCGTCCGCGCTGGACGATCGACGAGCTGGTCGCCGCCAAAGCCGGGCGGACGATCTCGGTCGTGCTGCCGGCGCTCAACGAGGAAGAAACGATCGGATCGGTCATCGACAGCGTCTCGCCGCTGGTCCGGGACCGAGGCGGGTTGGTCGACGAGTTGCTCGTGCTCGATTCGGGGTCCACGGACGACACCGAGATCCGTGCCATCGCCGCCGGCGCCCGCGTGGTCAGTCGCGAGCAGGCGCTGCCCGAGCTGCCCACCCGGCCCGGCAAGGGCGAGGCGCTGTGGCGCTCGCTGGCGGCCACCAGCGGCGACATCGTGGTGTTCATCGACTCCGACCTGGTCAACCCGCATCCCATGTTCGTGCCGCATCTCGTCGGCCCACTGCTCACCGGTGACGGGATTCACCTGGTCAAGGGCTTCTATCGGCGGCCGCTGAACTCCGGTGACGCGTCCGCGAACGCGACCGGCGGGGGACGGGTCACCGAACTCGTGGCGCGGCCGCTGTTGGCGGCGTTGCGCCCGGAGCTGGGCTGTGTGCTGCAGCCGTTGGGCGGGGAGTATGCGGCCAGCCGCGAGCTGTTGGCGTCGCTGCCGTTCGCGCCGGGCTACGGCGTGGAGATCGGCCTGCTGGTAGACACCTTCGACCGGCTGGGTCTGGATGCGATTACGCAGGTCAACCTCGGGGTCCGCCAACATCGTAACCGCCCGCTCGAGGAGCTCGGCGCGATGAGCCGGCAGGTCATTGCCACCCTGCTGTCGCGGTGCGGTATTCCCGACTCCGGGGTGGGGCTGACCCAGTTCTTCCCCGTCGGCCCCGATTCGGAGGAATACACCCAGCACACCTGGCCGGTGTCGTTGGCCGACCGGCCGCCGATGAACGCTTTGCGGCCGCGTTAA
- the folP2 gene encoding inactive dihydropteroate synthase 2 has product MQSTPPASAGHPTLCGRPVAADRALIMAIINRTPDSFFDKGATFSDDAAREAVHRAVAEGADVIDVGGVKAGPGEIVDPDTEVARLVPFIEWLRATYPDQLISVDTWRSEVARLACAAGADIVNDTWAGIDAGLPQVAAEFGAGLVCSHTGGAAPRTRPFRVSYGTTTRGVVDDVICQVTAAAERAVAVGVARDRILIDPTHDFGKNTFHGLILLRHVAELVETGWPVLMALSNKDFVGETLGVDVTERLEGTLAATALAAAAGARMFRVHQVAATRRVLEMVASIQGIRAPARTVRGLA; this is encoded by the coding sequence GTGCAGTCGACACCGCCGGCGTCAGCCGGCCATCCGACGCTGTGCGGTCGCCCGGTGGCGGCCGATCGCGCGCTGATCATGGCGATCATCAACCGCACCCCGGACTCGTTCTTCGACAAGGGAGCGACGTTCAGCGACGACGCCGCCCGCGAGGCCGTGCACCGCGCCGTCGCCGAGGGCGCCGACGTCATCGACGTCGGCGGGGTCAAGGCCGGCCCCGGCGAGATCGTGGATCCGGACACTGAGGTCGCCCGGCTGGTGCCCTTCATCGAGTGGCTGCGCGCTACCTATCCCGATCAGCTGATCTCCGTCGACACCTGGCGCTCGGAGGTAGCCCGGCTGGCCTGCGCGGCCGGCGCCGACATCGTCAACGACACCTGGGCCGGTATCGACGCCGGCCTGCCGCAGGTGGCCGCCGAATTCGGCGCCGGGCTGGTCTGCTCGCACACCGGCGGCGCCGCGCCCAGGACACGACCCTTCCGAGTCAGTTACGGTACGACTACCCGCGGTGTGGTCGACGACGTGATTTGCCAGGTCACCGCCGCCGCCGAGCGGGCCGTCGCGGTCGGAGTGGCCCGCGACCGGATACTGATCGACCCCACCCACGACTTCGGCAAGAACACGTTCCACGGCCTGATCCTGTTGCGGCACGTGGCCGAGCTTGTCGAGACCGGGTGGCCGGTGCTCATGGCGTTGAGCAATAAGGACTTCGTCGGGGAGACTCTGGGTGTGGACGTGACCGAACGACTGGAAGGCACGCTGGCGGCCACCGCGCTGGCCGCGGCCGCCGGAGCACGCATGTTCCGGGTCCACCAGGTCGCCGCCACCCGGCGGGTGCTGGAGATGGTGGCCTCGATCCAGGGCATTCGTGCCCCGGCGCGCACCGTGAGAGGACTGGCATGA
- the tagA gene encoding DNA-3-methyladenine glycosylase I, translating to MTENGLVRCGWAETRPGPDAELYRDYHDYEWGRPVRDGVALFERMSLEAFQSGLSWLIILRKRPEFRRAFDGFDVEKVARFTDADVQRLMADASIVRNRAKIEATIANARAAAELGSPQDLSDLLWSFAPEPRPRFAELSEIPSASTESKAMARELKRRGFRFVGPTTAYALMQATGMVDDHVRACWVRPTEN from the coding sequence GTGACCGAGAACGGCCTGGTTCGCTGCGGCTGGGCCGAAACGCGGCCCGGACCCGACGCTGAGCTGTACCGCGACTACCACGACTACGAGTGGGGCCGCCCGGTGCGAGACGGGGTGGCACTGTTCGAACGGATGAGCCTGGAAGCGTTCCAGAGCGGTCTGTCGTGGCTGATCATCCTGCGCAAACGACCCGAGTTCCGGCGCGCCTTCGACGGGTTCGATGTGGAGAAGGTCGCCCGGTTCACCGATGCCGACGTGCAACGCCTGATGGCCGACGCGTCTATCGTGCGCAACCGGGCCAAAATCGAGGCGACGATCGCCAACGCCCGCGCAGCCGCAGAGCTCGGTTCGCCTCAGGACCTGTCCGACCTGCTGTGGTCGTTCGCTCCCGAACCGCGGCCCCGGTTCGCCGAGCTGAGCGAAATCCCCTCAGCGAGCACGGAATCGAAGGCGATGGCGCGGGAACTCAAACGTCGCGGGTTCCGCTTCGTCGGACCCACCACGGCCTATGCGCTGATGCAGGCGACCGGCATGGTCGACGACCACGTCCGCGCCTGCTGGGTGCGGCCAACCGAGAATTGA